The Drosophila gunungcola strain Sukarami chromosome 3L unlocalized genomic scaffold, Dgunungcola_SK_2 000003F, whole genome shotgun sequence genome contains a region encoding:
- the LOC128258816 gene encoding probable insulin-like peptide 4, protein MSLIRLGLALLLLLAAVSQLLQPVQARRKMCGEVLIEALEMICVNGFIRRVRRSEGAKDKDRVRSLVRKLQQPEEEAETELDSESASASEPPASGSGRKLRRHRRRIAHECCKEGCTYDDIMEYCA, encoded by the exons ATGAGCCTGATAAGGTTGGGGCTAGctctgctgctcctgctggcCGCCGTGTCGCAGTTGCTGCAGCCGGTCCAGGCACGTCGCAAGATGTGCGGCGAGGTCTTGATCGAGGCATTGGAAATGATTTGTGTTAATGGCTTTATACGCAGGGTCAGGCGCAGCGAGG gaGCCAAGGACAAAGATAGAGTGCGGTCCCTGGTCCGCAAGCTCCAGCagccggaggaggaggcggaaaCGGAATTGGACTCGgaatcggcatcggcatcggagCCACCGGCCAGCGGAAGTGGACGCAAGTTGCGACGCCACCGGCGACGCATTGCCCACGAGTGCTGCAAGGAGGGCTGCACCTACGACGACATCATGGAGTACTGCGCCTGA
- the LOC128258817 gene encoding probable insulin-like peptide 3, whose translation MRRNPNPNPNPERRILLHGLILLLLMIGSVQASMKLCGSQLPEALSQFCIYGFNAMTKRTSVADPINLNLIEGFEDSVLLARMFGESAGQMLKTRRLRNGVFDECCLKPCRVEELLRYCAPKPKT comes from the exons ATGCGACGgaacccgaacccgaacccaAATCCAGAAAGGAGGATCCTGCTCCACGGCCTGATCCTGCTACTCCTGATGATCGGCAGCGTGCAGGCCAGCATGAAGCTCTGTGGCAGTCAACTGCCCGAGGCCCTCTCCCAATTTTGCATTTATGGCTTCAATGCGATGACCAAGCGAACTTCCG TCGCAGATCCCATTAACCTCAACCTTATCGAGGGCTTCGAGGACAGTGTGCTCCTGGCTAGGATGTTTGGAGAAAGTGCCGGCCAGATGCTTAAGACACGACGTCTCCGTAATGGAGTCTTCGACGAGTGCTGTTTAAAGCCGTGCCGTGTGGAGGAATTACTGCGGTATTGTGCTCCTAAGCCCAAAACGTGA
- the LOC128258815 gene encoding probable insulin-like peptide 2 has product MCKSVSLLSLLVVALLACSSVHLAQGQELTFTMCSQTLTEIMNLVCKSFNSMIAQKPSLPSNDLDDPLNPLQFVEQNEIEDSEDLDTSAYGKYFRNSLSAIRRRTREGIVDRCCKRYCSIKTLKEYCEVPY; this is encoded by the exons ATGTGCAAGTCCGTGTCCCTCCTTTCGCTGCTGGTTGTGGCTCTCCTGGCCTGCTCCTCGGTGCACTTGGCCCAAGGACAGGAACTGACCTTTACGATGTGCAGCCAAACGCTAACGGAGATAATGAACCTGGTGTGCAAATCGTTCAATTCCATGATCGCACAGAAGCCCAGCTTGC CCAGCAATGATCTAGATGACCCCCTCAATCCTCTCCAGTTCGTTGAACAGAATGAGATTGAGGATAGCGAGGACTTAGACACTTCGGCCTATGGGAAATACTTCCGCAACTCCTTGTCCGCCATCCGACGACGCACAAGGGAAGGCATCGTGGACAGGTGCTGCAAAAGGTACTGCTCGATTAAAACCCTCAAGGAGTACTGCGAAGTGCCCTATTAG
- the LOC128258812 gene encoding probable insulin-like peptide 1, whose product MFCKENSAVHGLRLRLRLLPLLIAVIPGALLVVMASGHQLPPGSHKLCGPALSDAMDVVCAHGYNSLSQKRAIQPPVSNELKNGWWQALAEADAGADAGYSFSPLLTNLYGAEVLIKTRRHRRHLPSGVYDECCVKSCSYEELAAYCLPK is encoded by the coding sequence ATGTTTTGCAAGGAAAACAGTGCAGTTCATGGCCTCCGGCTCCGGCTGCGGCTCCTGCCGCTGCTAATCGCTGTTATCCCGGGTGCTCTGCTGGTGGTCATGGCCAGTGGTCACCAGCTGCCCCCCGGCAGCCACAAACTTTGTGGTCCCGCCCTGTCCGATGCCATGGATGTGGTGTGCGCCCACGGCTACAATTCGTTGTCCCAGAAGCGCGCAATTCAGCCGCCAGTGTCCAATGAGTTGAAGAATGGGTGGTGGCAGGCGCTGGCAGAAGCAGATGCTGGTGCTGATGCTGGCTACTCCTTCAGTCCCCTGCTGACCAACTTGTATGGGGCTGAAGTCCTGATCAAGACGCGTCGCCACAGGAGACACCTGCCCAGTGGCGTTTACGATGAGTGCTGCGTGAAATCCTGCTCCTACGAGGAGCTGGCTGCCTACTGCCTGCCCAAATAG